From one Mycobacterium colombiense CECT 3035 genomic stretch:
- a CDS encoding TetR/AcrR family transcriptional regulator, translated as MGYTVLAHEGVRALKVERLCQQAGVTRGSFYWHFEDIEQYRAALVESWNKFLERDRQALSELDALPPRERLSALTLTLVSPKYWMLERAMREWARLDPAAAENIRAADRLLLRTVIKAYSDYGFSLEDARLRAELTFAAGIGLLHLTSSAEQAQSVAQRERFLAVMLGEAGTARSDHRDG; from the coding sequence GTGGGTTACACCGTGCTTGCCCATGAGGGAGTGCGCGCACTCAAAGTCGAACGCCTCTGCCAGCAGGCGGGCGTCACCCGCGGCAGCTTCTACTGGCACTTCGAGGACATCGAGCAATACCGGGCCGCGCTGGTCGAATCGTGGAACAAGTTCCTCGAACGCGACCGTCAGGCGCTGTCCGAGCTCGACGCGCTGCCGCCCCGGGAACGCCTGTCGGCCCTGACGCTCACGTTGGTCAGCCCGAAATACTGGATGCTGGAGCGCGCGATGCGGGAGTGGGCCCGCCTGGACCCGGCGGCGGCCGAAAACATCCGCGCGGCCGACCGGCTGCTGCTGCGCACCGTGATCAAGGCCTACAGCGACTACGGGTTCAGCCTCGAGGACGCCAGGCTGCGGGCGGAATTGACCTTCGCCGCGGGAATCGGACTGCTGCATCTCACCAGCTCGGCCGAGCAGGCCCAATCGGTGGCGCAACGGGAACGGTTCCTGGCGGTGATGCTGGGGGAGGCGGGGACGGCCCGCTCAGACCATCGCGATGGGTGA
- a CDS encoding carboxymuconolactone decarboxylase family protein, which yields MTRIPYREPEDMAEAARELTARRGNLNVYRTLANAEKVFTGWMVAGDAALTSPVLPRRLRELIVLRTAYLMDCAYELGQHKDVAQTVGVDAATIDAITTQSDWHTGPFDATELAVLRLTTELVTTRRVAAPLFDQVHTALGSEATVEALMVIGRYAGLALMLNALDVDLDDTARLPVPPTR from the coding sequence GTGACCCGAATCCCGTATCGCGAGCCCGAAGACATGGCCGAGGCCGCCCGCGAATTGACCGCGCGGCGGGGCAATCTCAACGTCTACCGGACACTGGCCAACGCCGAGAAGGTGTTCACCGGCTGGATGGTGGCCGGTGACGCCGCCCTGACCAGCCCGGTGCTGCCCAGGCGGCTTCGTGAACTGATCGTGTTGCGTACGGCGTACCTCATGGACTGCGCCTACGAACTCGGCCAGCACAAAGACGTCGCGCAGACGGTCGGAGTCGACGCCGCCACCATCGACGCCATCACGACCCAGTCCGATTGGCACACCGGGCCATTCGACGCCACCGAGCTGGCGGTACTGCGACTGACGACCGAACTGGTGACCACCCGCCGCGTCGCGGCACCACTGTTCGACCAGGTGCACACGGCGCTCGGTTCGGAGGCGACCGTGGAGGCGTTGATGGTCATCGGCCGGTATGCCGGCCTGGCGCTGATGCTCAACGCCCTCGACGTCGACCTCGACGACACCGCCCGACTCCCCGTTCCGCCGACCAGATGA
- a CDS encoding carboxymuconolactone decarboxylase family protein, which yields MTRMPLVSTDCQPDRIQQFIARPDTLNVIRLIANAPNIFDGWAQMTGELFKSPTFTPRMREVIILRVGHLQDSPYELAQHVIFGRTAGLTDQQIDALLDKGDLDAAGFSDDERTVIDTVTELCTTRHLGDDSFATAHALLGDEALTELLMIVSCYYGLALVLNAVDLEIDTPTFSSVDEGLAK from the coding sequence ATGACGCGAATGCCCTTGGTCAGCACCGACTGCCAACCCGATCGGATCCAGCAGTTCATCGCGCGTCCCGACACCCTCAACGTCATTCGACTGATCGCCAACGCCCCCAACATCTTTGACGGATGGGCGCAGATGACGGGCGAACTGTTCAAGAGCCCGACCTTCACCCCGCGGATGCGGGAAGTGATCATCCTGCGGGTGGGCCACCTGCAGGACTCGCCCTACGAGCTCGCCCAGCACGTGATCTTCGGCCGCACCGCGGGGCTCACCGACCAACAGATCGACGCCCTGCTCGACAAGGGGGACCTGGACGCGGCCGGATTCAGCGACGACGAACGGACCGTCATCGACACCGTCACCGAGTTGTGCACCACCCGCCACCTCGGCGACGACTCCTTCGCCACGGCCCACGCCCTGCTCGGTGACGAGGCGCTCACCGAACTGCTGATGATCGTCAGCTGCTACTACGGCCTGGCGCTGGTGCTCAACGCCGTCGACCTCGAGATCGACACCCCGACCTTTTCCAGCGTCGACGAAGGCCTGGCCAAGTGA
- a CDS encoding DNA phosphorothioation-associated putative methyltransferase, with protein MAEWGSSRERTAIGRGDLSMPVRQALLDEVVRTDVSVLDYGCGRGQDAARLRKMGVTADGWDPFFAPDTPLVERDVVLLTYVLNVIEDFGERQEAISKAWQLATKVMVVSCRLTWELNSIRGEESGDGIVSSRNTFQRFFTPSEIRKIVEETTGRRCVSPVPGVVYAFRHDEDRFAYLARGAITGFEWAESEDYASAVSEVISFAEKRGRPPLFEEIPDHLLPQLGRFSRRSLLEVINKGASADRVAEGLRRSTLDTLLYLGTSIFSGRASLGALPLGIQADIKHCFKSYREACARADRLLAKIRDDTYIRGAMQNSPGKMTATAFYVHRSAVSKIAVVLRLYEYCGFIAAGRPGGWNILKLDHRGRRVSWSSYPEFDTNPHPTLEWTYGVEMASLESSFQSFGQRVNRPLLHRKEEFLDPDDPAVPKYRRLTAAEVRAGLYENPTLIGLENGWNAELERCGVALRGHRVVKRDVGRHA; from the coding sequence ATGGCTGAGTGGGGCAGCTCCAGGGAACGCACGGCAATTGGACGTGGCGACCTTTCAATGCCGGTGAGGCAAGCCCTTCTCGATGAAGTGGTCAGGACCGACGTATCAGTGCTCGACTACGGGTGCGGCCGGGGGCAAGACGCAGCGCGACTCCGCAAAATGGGCGTGACCGCAGACGGGTGGGATCCATTCTTTGCGCCGGATACCCCGCTGGTCGAGCGGGATGTTGTGTTACTGACATACGTACTGAATGTCATTGAAGACTTCGGAGAACGACAGGAGGCCATCAGTAAGGCATGGCAGCTCGCAACTAAAGTGATGGTCGTTTCTTGCCGGCTCACCTGGGAGCTTAATTCGATCAGGGGAGAGGAATCTGGCGACGGAATCGTTAGTAGTCGCAATACGTTCCAACGCTTCTTCACCCCAAGTGAGATTCGAAAAATCGTAGAAGAGACCACCGGGCGGCGCTGTGTCTCCCCAGTGCCAGGAGTTGTGTACGCCTTTCGTCACGATGAGGACCGCTTTGCTTATCTAGCCCGAGGCGCAATCACAGGGTTCGAGTGGGCAGAAAGCGAAGACTACGCTTCCGCCGTTTCCGAGGTGATTTCTTTCGCCGAGAAGCGTGGTCGCCCACCACTTTTCGAAGAGATACCCGATCACCTGTTGCCTCAGCTCGGGCGATTTTCACGCCGTTCGCTGTTGGAGGTGATCAACAAGGGTGCTTCAGCAGATCGAGTCGCGGAAGGCTTGCGTCGCTCTACCCTCGACACGCTGTTGTACCTAGGGACGTCGATATTTAGTGGGCGCGCGTCGTTAGGAGCGCTCCCGCTCGGCATCCAGGCGGACATCAAGCACTGCTTCAAGAGCTATCGCGAGGCCTGTGCTCGAGCGGATCGCCTACTCGCAAAGATCCGTGACGACACTTATATCAGAGGGGCGATGCAGAACTCGCCGGGGAAGATGACGGCGACCGCCTTCTACGTCCACCGAAGTGCCGTAAGCAAAATCGCTGTAGTACTACGTCTATATGAATACTGTGGGTTCATTGCCGCGGGCCGACCGGGAGGATGGAATATTCTCAAGTTGGATCATCGCGGGCGACGCGTTTCGTGGTCTTCCTACCCCGAGTTCGATACAAATCCCCACCCGACATTGGAGTGGACTTACGGCGTCGAGATGGCCAGCCTAGAGTCGAGCTTTCAAAGCTTCGGCCAGCGCGTCAACAGGCCGTTACTGCATCGCAAAGAAGAGTTCCTCGACCCTGACGACCCGGCGGTACCCAAGTACCGTCGCCTGACCGCTGCGGAAGTGCGTGCGGGACTTTACGAAAACCCAACCTTGATCGGACTCGAGAACGGCTGGAATGCCGAACTTGAGCGCTGCGGCGTAGCCCTGCGTGGGCACCGAGTTGTCAAGCGCGACGTGGGCAGACACGCTTAG
- a CDS encoding T3SS (YopN, CesT) and YbjN peptide-binding chaperone 1 yields MSRQKVYRQITAILEANSLTWTETPSGSIHLRFASAGVTIQLLDRGSQTLIEISSDVLVGVDATNACILQEVNALNMTSNFCRWVYYEESKTISVEYVLLGDHLQENELMTGLAALARRADYHDDLLQKKLGGVRSFEV; encoded by the coding sequence ATGAGTCGCCAGAAGGTATACCGGCAAATCACTGCGATTTTGGAGGCGAACTCCCTAACGTGGACCGAAACCCCTAGCGGGAGCATCCATTTGAGATTCGCAAGTGCCGGTGTCACCATCCAGTTGCTGGATCGGGGCTCACAAACGCTAATCGAAATCAGCTCGGATGTGCTCGTGGGCGTCGATGCAACCAATGCGTGCATATTGCAGGAAGTAAATGCTCTGAACATGACGTCGAACTTCTGCCGCTGGGTGTATTACGAAGAGTCGAAAACGATCTCGGTTGAGTATGTCCTTCTTGGCGACCATCTTCAGGAAAATGAGCTGATGACTGGCCTAGCCGCGCTGGCCCGACGCGCGGACTATCATGATGACTTACTTCAGAAGAAGCTCGGCGGCGTCAGGTCTTTCGAAGTTTAG
- a CDS encoding phospholipase D family protein, which yields MTELGEVLIGLAGSSREEFVMCAPFAKEAVVERVMSAVPVNVRVVLYTRWRPEEIAAGVSDTRVLQVVRARGGGVYLHNRLHAKFFRNENDVLLGSANLTATALGWSQNPNIELLVPSSRDEIAELEKRLTVESTLATEELAREVEEIAKFFPGPTSVPVQLDHSAEPPDLWIPQLRMPSDLYLAYSHGPSSLTSRSAAAATLDLAVLDLPVGLDKRQFELLVGHRLGCQPIFRDIDQHLERPRRFGEVRQRVSQITGFDHDQAAETWQTLMRWMLEFLPNRYTHDVKRHSEMFSRTKTITESSR from the coding sequence ATGACTGAGCTCGGGGAAGTTTTGATAGGACTCGCCGGGTCGTCACGGGAAGAGTTTGTCATGTGTGCGCCATTCGCCAAAGAGGCTGTGGTTGAACGGGTGATGTCGGCTGTTCCTGTCAATGTCAGGGTCGTCCTCTACACGAGATGGAGACCCGAAGAGATCGCAGCCGGAGTCTCAGACACGCGAGTGCTCCAAGTCGTTCGTGCTCGTGGAGGTGGTGTCTACCTTCACAATCGCCTGCATGCAAAGTTCTTCCGGAATGAAAACGACGTCTTGCTGGGGTCAGCCAACCTCACAGCGACCGCTCTGGGGTGGTCCCAGAACCCGAATATCGAGCTTTTGGTTCCATCTAGCCGCGACGAAATTGCAGAGCTTGAGAAGCGCTTGACGGTGGAGAGCACCCTGGCGACCGAAGAACTGGCTCGCGAGGTCGAAGAGATAGCAAAGTTCTTTCCCGGCCCGACCTCGGTGCCCGTTCAGCTCGATCACTCTGCTGAGCCCCCCGATCTCTGGATTCCTCAACTGCGCATGCCCTCGGATCTCTACTTGGCTTACTCCCACGGTCCGAGCTCGTTGACTTCACGATCCGCCGCCGCGGCAACACTGGATCTTGCTGTACTCGATCTACCGGTTGGCTTGGACAAGCGGCAGTTTGAGTTGCTAGTAGGTCATCGGCTGGGTTGTCAGCCGATCTTTCGAGATATCGATCAGCACCTAGAGCGGCCGCGACGGTTCGGTGAGGTCCGCCAACGAGTCAGCCAGATAACTGGATTCGACCATGATCAGGCAGCCGAGACTTGGCAGACATTGATGCGTTGGATGCTGGAGTTTTTACCGAACAGATACACGCATGACGTGAAGAGGCACTCTGAGATGTTCAGTCGAACAAAGACGATCACGGAGTCGAGTCGATGA